A genome region from Microcella alkaliphila includes the following:
- a CDS encoding type I restriction-modification system subunit M has protein sequence MAGKTTKTAAASLEDALWASANQLRSSMDAAEYKHVVLGLIFLKYVSDVFERQRLKLDELSRDESSDYFTPTDAARDAMLEDRDEYTGDGVFWMPEGHRWDDLRKAAKQADIGRRIDDAMEAIERENPTLKGVLPKNYSRRELTPQTLGGLIDLFSNENLAAEEHESLDVLGRVFEYMLSKFASAEGKLGGEFFTPRSVVKLMVDMLEPFRGRVYDPACGSGGMFVQADRFVKAHNGQRNDISVFGQEQNPTTWRLAKMNLALRGIEANLGPQWGDSFTNDQHPDLRADFVIANPPFNIKGWGADRLAGDARWKYGMPPANNANFAWVQHMLHHLAPTGTMATVLANGSLSSQSGGEGDIRRALVEADLVECIVSLPGQLFFTTQIPVCLWFLTKDKSGKQVSTERSQRSRAGEVLFIDARMLGSMVSRTNKELTEADIARIADTYHAWRGEPGEQPYEDVPGFCASVTLDQIAEHSHVLTPGRYVGSEEAEADDEPLDEKIARLTAEVRAGFEQRQRLQERVLHALGSLESSDT, from the coding sequence GTGGCCGGCAAGACGACCAAGACCGCAGCAGCGAGTCTCGAAGACGCGCTCTGGGCCTCGGCCAATCAGCTCCGGTCGAGCATGGACGCCGCCGAGTACAAGCACGTCGTACTCGGCCTGATCTTCCTCAAGTACGTCTCCGACGTTTTCGAACGGCAACGCCTCAAGCTCGACGAGTTGTCCCGCGACGAGTCGAGCGACTACTTCACCCCGACCGACGCCGCCCGCGACGCGATGCTCGAGGACCGCGACGAATACACCGGCGACGGTGTCTTCTGGATGCCCGAAGGGCACCGCTGGGACGACCTCCGCAAGGCCGCGAAGCAGGCCGACATCGGCCGCCGCATCGACGACGCCATGGAGGCAATCGAGCGCGAGAACCCAACCCTCAAGGGCGTGCTGCCCAAGAACTACTCCCGCCGGGAGCTCACGCCGCAGACTCTCGGCGGCCTGATCGACTTGTTCTCCAACGAGAACCTGGCCGCCGAAGAGCACGAGAGCCTCGATGTGCTCGGTCGTGTGTTTGAGTACATGCTGAGCAAGTTCGCCAGCGCCGAAGGCAAGCTCGGCGGCGAGTTCTTTACTCCGCGCAGTGTCGTCAAGCTCATGGTTGACATGCTCGAGCCGTTCCGCGGCCGCGTGTACGACCCCGCGTGCGGCTCGGGCGGCATGTTCGTGCAGGCCGACCGGTTCGTGAAGGCTCATAACGGGCAGCGCAACGACATCAGCGTCTTCGGGCAAGAGCAGAACCCCACCACGTGGCGCCTGGCGAAGATGAACCTGGCACTGCGCGGCATCGAAGCGAACCTCGGCCCGCAGTGGGGTGACTCGTTCACCAACGATCAGCACCCTGATCTGCGGGCCGACTTCGTCATCGCGAACCCGCCGTTCAACATCAAGGGCTGGGGTGCCGATCGGTTGGCGGGGGATGCTCGCTGGAAGTACGGCATGCCTCCCGCGAACAACGCCAACTTCGCCTGGGTGCAACACATGCTGCACCACCTCGCCCCGACCGGCACGATGGCCACGGTGCTGGCGAACGGCTCGCTGTCGAGCCAGTCGGGCGGCGAGGGCGACATTCGCCGCGCGCTGGTCGAGGCCGACTTGGTGGAGTGCATCGTGTCGCTGCCGGGGCAGCTGTTCTTCACCACGCAGATTCCGGTGTGCCTGTGGTTCCTGACGAAAGACAAGAGCGGCAAGCAGGTCTCGACCGAGCGTTCGCAGCGCAGTCGCGCCGGCGAGGTGCTGTTCATTGACGCTCGGATGCTCGGCTCGATGGTCTCGCGCACGAACAAAGAGCTGACCGAGGCCGACATTGCTCGCATCGCCGACACGTATCACGCTTGGCGGGGCGAGCCGGGGGAGCAGCCGTACGAGGATGTTCCGGGCTTTTGCGCGAGCGTCACCCTCGACCAGATCGCGGAACACAGCCACGTGCTCACCCCCGGCCGCTACGTGGGCAGCGAAGAAGCCGAAGCGGATGACGAGCCGCTCGACGAGAAGATCGCGCGCCTCACGGCCGAGGTTCGTGCGGGGTTCGAGCAGCGGCAGCGGTTGCAGGAGCGCGTACTTCACGCACTAGGCAGTCTCGAATCGAGCGACACGTGA
- a CDS encoding restriction endonuclease subunit S, whose protein sequence is MIDGSINWDAVPYCQVDERKQDQCLLREGDLVISRTGANAGAAAYVADPPEGAVFAGYLVRFRANDSLADARFLGYVLQSREWADYVTNTRTGSAQPQLNAVLMGKFAFDLPPLDEQRRIAEVLGALDDLIDTNERLRARCESLAAEQFMSRVVAPAMSSTAGEDDGWLRLHIGDIARVVETGRRPAGGVKGIVDGVPSIGAESIGGIGRFDYSKTKHVPLEFASSVSRGWVESRDVLVYKDGGKPGEFRPKVGMLGSGFPFDRFMINEHVYRVRTDNRVSQEFLYFWLASPPMMEALASAGTGAAVPGINSTAFRGLPIVVPPANLRNELQGVLAPLVDSCLSLAVEAQDLRRTRDELLPLLVSGAVRVRPEGVAA, encoded by the coding sequence ATGATCGACGGATCGATCAACTGGGATGCGGTCCCGTACTGCCAAGTTGACGAGCGCAAACAAGACCAGTGCCTACTGCGCGAGGGGGACCTCGTGATCAGCCGAACTGGCGCTAACGCGGGGGCCGCGGCGTACGTCGCAGATCCGCCCGAGGGTGCAGTATTCGCAGGCTATCTCGTTCGGTTTCGAGCGAACGACTCGCTTGCCGACGCTCGATTTCTCGGGTATGTCCTCCAGTCACGCGAGTGGGCGGACTATGTAACCAACACCCGGACAGGCAGCGCTCAGCCTCAGTTGAATGCCGTGCTCATGGGGAAGTTCGCGTTCGACTTGCCACCGCTCGACGAGCAGCGTCGTATCGCTGAGGTTCTGGGCGCGCTCGACGACCTCATCGACACTAACGAGCGACTGCGCGCCAGGTGTGAGTCCCTAGCTGCAGAGCAATTCATGTCTCGAGTCGTAGCGCCCGCCATGTCATCGACTGCCGGCGAAGATGACGGTTGGCTGCGACTTCACATTGGCGACATCGCTCGTGTAGTCGAAACCGGTCGTCGACCCGCTGGTGGCGTCAAGGGAATCGTTGACGGCGTTCCTTCCATCGGCGCTGAAAGTATTGGTGGAATCGGCAGGTTTGACTACTCCAAAACGAAGCATGTGCCCTTGGAGTTCGCCTCGAGCGTTTCCCGGGGTTGGGTAGAAAGCCGCGACGTCCTCGTCTACAAGGACGGCGGAAAGCCAGGCGAGTTCCGTCCCAAAGTCGGGATGCTTGGATCGGGATTCCCTTTCGATCGCTTCATGATCAATGAACATGTGTATCGGGTTCGCACTGATAATCGAGTATCGCAAGAGTTCCTCTATTTCTGGTTGGCATCACCTCCGATGATGGAAGCTTTGGCTAGCGCGGGCACCGGGGCAGCCGTGCCGGGTATCAACTCGACCGCGTTCCGTGGCTTGCCGATCGTTGTGCCGCCGGCCAACCTGAGGAACGAACTGCAGGGCGTTCTCGCGCCACTTGTCGATTCGTGTCTATCTCTAGCGGTGGAGGCGCAAGACCTGCGTCGTACTCGCGACGAGCTCCTCCCGCTGCTGGTGTCGGGTGCAGTAAGGGTGCGGCCGGAGGGGGTTGCGGCGTGA
- a CDS encoding DUF1643 domain-containing protein, producing MAFPAGEEPDYWNPNPEDPNFRFALGRVLTPTTSQNPLVVLAMNPSYADVSESDRTVNTVIAASSQFGHDGWIMLNLYPERATRPRKLAAFDVKLWAQNWAVIDDVLNTFGVDEVLGAWGDPPNATIREAQRRTLSALRARGTRVYYFGKLNKSGAPPHPTPRGPQLQFSGPRLYLI from the coding sequence TTGGCCTTCCCGGCGGGCGAGGAACCGGACTATTGGAATCCCAACCCTGAGGACCCTAATTTCCGTTTCGCGTTGGGTCGAGTGCTGACCCCGACCACCTCGCAGAACCCATTGGTGGTCCTGGCGATGAACCCCTCCTACGCCGACGTCTCTGAGTCAGACAGGACCGTGAACACGGTGATTGCCGCCAGTTCGCAGTTCGGGCATGACGGATGGATCATGCTCAATCTCTACCCCGAGCGCGCTACGAGGCCTCGCAAGCTGGCTGCGTTCGACGTGAAGCTCTGGGCCCAAAATTGGGCTGTGATCGACGACGTTCTGAACACATTCGGAGTTGACGAGGTACTCGGCGCATGGGGTGACCCGCCTAACGCAACGATTCGCGAAGCTCAGCGCCGCACTCTTTCAGCCCTTCGCGCGAGGGGAACGCGTGTGTACTACTTCGGCAAGCTGAACAAGAGCGGCGCGCCACCCCACCCGACCCCTCGTGGTCCACAGCTGCAGTTCAGCGGACCCAGGCTGTACCTGATCTGA
- a CDS encoding FitA-like ribbon-helix-helix domain-containing protein has protein sequence MATLTIRNVPEPVRRGLKQRAAAHNRSMEAEVRAILEEATVERPDFVSHWVAATESLRGEFSVPERSAPRPVELP, from the coding sequence ATGGCCACTCTCACGATTCGTAACGTTCCCGAGCCGGTCCGCCGCGGCCTCAAGCAGCGCGCAGCCGCGCACAATCGATCGATGGAGGCTGAGGTGCGCGCGATCCTCGAGGAGGCAACCGTGGAGCGCCCCGATTTTGTTAGTCATTGGGTCGCCGCGACGGAAAGTCTGAGGGGAGAGTTCTCTGTGCCCGAGCGCAGTGCTCCACGGCCAGTTGAGTTGCCGTGA
- a CDS encoding type II toxin-antitoxin system VapC family toxin — MIVVDTNVFSETLKSSPDERVMRWLARHADEVATTAITVAELRFGAFRLPEGQRRAAILAAVDALVDAAGERVLAFDATAAHHFAVLRAKREASGRIVSVEDAMIAAICRAGSHRLATRNLRDFDDAGVDLVNPWEASTP; from the coding sequence GTGATCGTTGTTGACACGAACGTCTTCTCTGAGACGCTGAAGTCGTCCCCCGACGAGAGAGTGATGCGCTGGTTGGCGCGTCATGCCGATGAGGTTGCCACGACAGCAATCACGGTGGCGGAACTCAGGTTCGGCGCTTTTCGCTTGCCTGAGGGCCAACGCAGGGCGGCGATTCTCGCTGCTGTTGACGCGCTGGTTGACGCAGCTGGCGAGCGGGTCTTGGCATTCGACGCGACGGCGGCACACCACTTCGCAGTGCTTCGAGCAAAGCGAGAGGCTAGCGGTCGGATCGTCAGTGTCGAAGACGCGATGATCGCCGCGATTTGCCGGGCAGGTTCTCACCGCCTAGCGACCCGAAACCTTAGGGACTTCGACGATGCGGGGGTCGATCTCGTCAACCCGTGGGAGGCATCTACCCCATGA
- a CDS encoding HNH endonuclease: MAQKTDGTEVPRANALQLWADAAYEKLEEVAGHYNDVIAYKDLALHVQAVTGVSTTQLIMNWIGPVLELVARRATDAEEPPLTSLCVHADGTIGIGYERAPKFAPPESLKDVEALAAAHRLLCYRRYAADLPADGGSPTLTPQVSIRRRASDELGANGEWLDALIEKGHLSVNDRVTFSTHVEVAGLFGKQYKGHQAATIRLDPTTEVWFPKLYKNGDWDNSLSDDGGVITMQHVPGGNYGSVMQAAEVRRTVVTFGHIKPKSGPRYYAFLGVFEGDPIASSPTTWIHRQVADAIAFDGIGGLHFELRGARVLHDDQVAEFSDADPALVIEYEARLTSGQYFVDDEVGATRVRGSAQRVFAKAVKESYGWECAVTGIKTPAFLVASHIVPWSVDKNIRIDPSNGICLSTFVDRAFDAGFLEIRSNGRTAVRWERVRDDPILKTELSKIDDVEIAKPQANPPDPTKLIRRIELGF, translated from the coding sequence ATGGCGCAGAAGACCGACGGCACCGAAGTTCCCCGAGCGAACGCCCTCCAACTCTGGGCCGATGCGGCCTACGAGAAGCTGGAGGAAGTCGCCGGTCACTACAACGACGTGATTGCCTACAAAGATCTGGCCCTTCATGTCCAAGCCGTCACTGGTGTCTCGACTACGCAGCTGATCATGAACTGGATCGGACCGGTACTCGAGCTCGTTGCTCGCCGCGCGACGGATGCAGAGGAGCCGCCCCTGACGTCGCTGTGCGTGCACGCTGACGGCACAATCGGTATTGGGTACGAACGTGCGCCGAAGTTTGCTCCGCCGGAATCGTTGAAGGATGTCGAAGCGCTCGCGGCTGCGCACAGGCTTCTTTGCTACCGGCGCTACGCGGCAGACCTGCCAGCCGACGGAGGCTCCCCAACGCTTACTCCGCAGGTTTCGATTCGACGAAGAGCAAGCGATGAGTTGGGCGCGAATGGTGAATGGCTGGATGCGCTGATCGAAAAGGGACACCTTTCTGTCAATGATCGGGTCACGTTCAGCACGCACGTGGAGGTCGCGGGGCTGTTCGGCAAGCAGTACAAGGGCCATCAAGCAGCGACAATTCGGCTCGATCCGACGACCGAGGTCTGGTTCCCGAAGCTGTACAAGAACGGCGACTGGGATAACTCGCTGTCTGACGATGGCGGGGTCATCACAATGCAGCACGTGCCGGGTGGCAACTATGGCTCGGTCATGCAAGCGGCGGAGGTCCGGAGGACGGTCGTCACCTTCGGGCACATCAAGCCAAAGAGCGGGCCGCGGTACTACGCCTTCCTCGGAGTCTTCGAGGGCGACCCGATAGCCTCCAGCCCCACCACGTGGATCCATCGACAGGTCGCTGACGCAATCGCCTTCGATGGAATCGGCGGCTTGCACTTCGAGCTTCGGGGCGCGCGGGTCCTGCACGATGATCAAGTCGCGGAATTCTCTGACGCCGACCCTGCATTGGTTATTGAGTACGAGGCGCGATTGACTTCGGGCCAGTACTTCGTCGACGACGAGGTGGGTGCGACTCGCGTGCGAGGGAGCGCGCAGCGGGTCTTTGCCAAGGCAGTAAAGGAGAGCTACGGCTGGGAGTGTGCAGTCACGGGCATCAAGACTCCAGCTTTCCTCGTCGCGTCGCACATCGTGCCGTGGAGTGTAGACAAGAACATTCGCATCGACCCCTCGAATGGGATCTGTCTGTCCACATTCGTCGATCGTGCCTTCGACGCTGGCTTCTTGGAGATCAGGTCGAACGGCCGCACCGCTGTCAGATGGGAACGGGTGCGCGACGACCCAATTCTCAAGACCGAACTCAGCAAGATTGACGATGTCGAGATCGCAAAGCCTCAGGCAAACCCGCCAGACCCGACGAAGCTAATTCGGCGTATCGAGCTGGGCTTCTAG
- a CDS encoding Fic family protein, translating to MQILPNQGPITYDLDRKYALPTITFGSDLVKYAFDLERLRGNFGLGSTPPAILSELHDLFQLLMGVVSARIEGNRTTVLEALTESTRERFGSPSPAEGWLEIRNLLQAMAEIDRMDPELPLSHVFVRQLHELAVADLIREGDPNPGAYRTADVEISQARHTPPSHVLVRPEMSDWLEFANRPVEIAEQMVHVAMAHHRFLWIHPFSNGNGRVSRLLSYAMLRRHGFLSPAGYRTVNPTAVFGNDREEYYSSLALADDLSNEGTAAWCTFFVRGIHEDMERLTRLQDVNYLMRELLEPAIDRMVASGASSQAEGRALRIALRQEVVKAGDLQEAFPGAPSQRSVAIRAMLDQGILRHATQGPRFYRAAIATGPFSPFVVRGLDRLGFLPRILKDDPQL from the coding sequence ATGCAAATTCTGCCCAATCAAGGCCCAATTACTTACGACCTTGATCGCAAGTATGCGCTGCCGACCATCACATTCGGCTCTGACTTGGTGAAGTACGCGTTCGATCTTGAGCGGCTACGGGGTAACTTCGGGCTGGGCTCAACCCCGCCCGCGATCTTGAGCGAGTTGCATGACCTGTTTCAGCTCCTCATGGGCGTTGTCTCGGCGCGCATCGAAGGAAACCGCACGACGGTCCTTGAGGCATTGACGGAGAGCACCCGAGAGAGATTCGGCTCGCCGAGTCCCGCGGAGGGGTGGTTGGAGATTCGAAATCTCTTGCAGGCGATGGCGGAAATTGACCGGATGGATCCCGAGTTGCCGCTTTCTCATGTGTTCGTGCGACAACTTCATGAGCTCGCCGTCGCCGACCTCATTCGCGAGGGCGACCCAAACCCGGGCGCATATCGCACGGCGGACGTCGAGATTTCTCAAGCGCGGCACACGCCGCCCTCGCATGTCCTCGTGCGGCCAGAGATGTCTGACTGGCTGGAGTTCGCCAACCGCCCAGTTGAGATCGCCGAACAGATGGTGCACGTCGCCATGGCTCACCATCGCTTTTTGTGGATCCACCCTTTCAGTAACGGAAACGGCCGCGTCTCTCGCCTGTTGAGCTACGCCATGCTGCGGCGCCACGGTTTCCTGAGCCCGGCCGGGTACCGAACGGTCAACCCGACAGCGGTCTTTGGCAACGACCGCGAGGAGTACTACAGCTCGCTTGCACTGGCCGACGACTTGAGCAACGAGGGAACGGCGGCCTGGTGCACGTTTTTCGTCAGGGGCATCCACGAGGACATGGAGCGTCTCACGCGACTTCAAGACGTGAATTACCTCATGCGCGAACTGCTCGAGCCTGCGATCGATCGGATGGTGGCCTCGGGGGCGTCGAGCCAGGCTGAGGGGCGGGCCCTGCGCATCGCCCTGCGGCAGGAGGTGGTGAAGGCGGGCGACTTGCAGGAGGCCTTTCCAGGCGCGCCGTCTCAAAGGTCTGTTGCTATCCGCGCGATGCTCGACCAAGGAATTCTTCGCCACGCGACTCAGGGACCCCGCTTCTATCGGGCGGCAATCGCGACGGGCCCATTCAGCCCCTTCGTCGTGCGGGGCCTCGACAGGCTCGGGTTTCTACCTCGCATCCTCAAGGACGACCCCCAGCTGTGA
- a CDS encoding MarR family winged helix-turn-helix transcriptional regulator → MTAPDDVDRIVDAWSRERPDLDFTPLHVLSRLTRIGRQLDRARKDAFAASDLEPWEFDVLAALRRSGDPYEQSPKQLLQQTMVSSGTMTNRIDRLATRGLVERRTDPNDGRGIIVRMTRLGQARVDRAIGELVERERALLTGLSPADQERLAELLRRLGVGMQGGA, encoded by the coding sequence ATGACCGCCCCGGATGACGTCGACCGCATCGTCGACGCGTGGAGCCGCGAGCGGCCCGACCTCGACTTCACCCCCCTGCACGTTCTGTCGCGGCTGACCCGCATCGGCCGGCAGCTCGACCGCGCGCGGAAGGACGCGTTCGCCGCCTCCGACCTCGAGCCGTGGGAGTTCGACGTACTCGCCGCGCTGCGCCGCAGCGGCGACCCCTACGAGCAGAGCCCCAAACAGCTGCTGCAGCAGACCATGGTGTCGTCCGGCACGATGACGAACCGCATCGACCGGCTCGCCACGCGCGGACTCGTCGAACGGCGCACCGACCCGAATGACGGGCGCGGCATCATCGTGCGCATGACCCGCCTCGGGCAGGCCCGCGTCGACCGCGCCATCGGTGAACTCGTTGAACGCGAGCGCGCACTGCTCACGGGGCTCAGTCCGGCCGATCAAGAGCGGCTCGCCGAGCTGCTGCGCCGCCTCGGCGTCGGCATGCAGGGCGGGGCGTAG
- a CDS encoding type I restriction endonuclease subunit R, whose protein sequence is MSGIPTEAAFEELVLEELRSSGWAVQHGPEIDPESEHPERSDYREVVLAPRLRAAVARLNPQLDADAVDDVVKTVVRPESQVVMSENWRVYQLFTQGVPVETRDADGSPRTVRARLIDWADAAANDLVAVNQFSVVSASGAKRRPDVVLFVNGLPLVLIELKRAGNQGSSLKGAFNQVKTYVNDIPDLFAFVQFAVISDGVQARAGAFTAAWEHYAPWKTIEGELAPAFRPEYQVLVQGMLEPARLLDLVSTFTVFLADAGSLVRFGAKYHQFWAVNKAVFATVEAVEGDGRAGVVWHTQGSGKSYEMLWYAGKVMRHPAMENPTVVVLTDRNDLDDQLFDDTFAAALPGAPLPEKPVQAGSRAELKTLLGGRASGGIIFSTIQKFGISREEREAGTAFPLLSDRSNIVVIVDEAHRSNYDFIDGFARHLRDGLPNATFIGFTGTPIESSDKSTKNVFGDYIDTYDLTQAVEDGATVKVFYEPRLARVELPTETMGEIDSAFRDATSMSEEDARERLKTKWAKVEAIVGSDKRIAELAADLVQHWEQRREAQVGKAMIVTMSRRIAASLYDAIAKLRPDWATDDDATGRIKVVITGSAADEQTLQPHIRSKEALRALKARAKDPDDELELVIVRDMWLTGFDSPSMHTMYVDKPMRGANLMQAIARVNRTFRDKPAGLVVDYLGIAEDLKSALSEYTQRDQENQDLGQDVRAEAVPGMLATHHVVETILHDYKWREGLVAGGPKAFIDTLTGTIEFLLKAHVDGDCTSEAPCVKHRFLTQSSKFVRLYTICAGTPEAERLKGDAAFFEAVRGQISKMEGGDRRDNPDAELDTAIRQIVSDAMTGVGVIDIYAEAGLSKPDLSLIDDEFIERFKTSDRKNLQLEMLRRLLSEEITRIRKRNIVASKQFSEMLSESLLRYQNRTLDSAQVIAALADLARQMTAEANRAESLGLTSDELAFYDAIRTNDSAVIQLGDDTLKAIAHDLVEIVRRDAKTDWAVKEQVRAKLRATIKRLLRKYGYPPDQAEGATVLVLKQAEVIAAG, encoded by the coding sequence GTGAGCGGCATCCCGACCGAGGCTGCGTTCGAAGAGCTGGTGCTCGAGGAGCTGCGGTCTTCGGGGTGGGCGGTGCAGCACGGGCCGGAGATCGACCCGGAGTCGGAGCATCCGGAACGCAGTGATTATCGCGAGGTGGTGCTGGCCCCGCGATTGCGTGCGGCCGTCGCTCGGCTGAATCCGCAGCTCGATGCCGACGCGGTCGACGACGTCGTGAAAACGGTGGTGCGGCCCGAGTCGCAGGTGGTGATGAGCGAGAACTGGCGGGTGTACCAGCTGTTCACGCAGGGGGTTCCGGTCGAGACGCGCGACGCCGACGGCAGCCCGCGCACCGTGCGCGCTCGGCTCATCGATTGGGCGGATGCTGCCGCCAACGACCTCGTCGCGGTCAACCAGTTCAGCGTCGTGTCGGCGAGTGGCGCGAAGCGGCGTCCCGACGTGGTGCTGTTCGTCAACGGTCTGCCGCTGGTCCTGATCGAGCTGAAGCGGGCGGGCAACCAAGGGTCGAGCCTCAAGGGTGCGTTCAACCAGGTGAAGACCTATGTGAACGACATCCCTGACCTGTTCGCGTTCGTGCAGTTCGCCGTCATCAGTGATGGTGTGCAGGCGCGGGCGGGGGCGTTCACGGCGGCGTGGGAGCACTACGCGCCGTGGAAGACCATCGAGGGCGAGTTGGCGCCCGCGTTCAGGCCCGAGTACCAGGTGCTGGTTCAGGGCATGCTGGAGCCGGCGCGGTTGCTTGACCTGGTGTCGACGTTCACCGTGTTTCTCGCCGACGCCGGGTCGCTGGTGCGGTTCGGGGCGAAGTACCACCAGTTCTGGGCGGTCAACAAGGCCGTGTTCGCCACCGTCGAGGCCGTCGAGGGCGATGGCCGCGCGGGAGTCGTTTGGCACACGCAGGGCTCGGGCAAGAGCTACGAGATGCTCTGGTACGCGGGCAAGGTCATGCGGCACCCGGCAATGGAGAACCCCACCGTCGTCGTGCTGACCGACCGCAACGACCTCGACGACCAGCTGTTCGACGACACCTTCGCCGCTGCCCTGCCCGGAGCGCCTTTGCCCGAGAAGCCCGTGCAGGCGGGCTCGCGTGCCGAGCTGAAGACGCTGCTCGGTGGGCGGGCGTCGGGCGGCATCATCTTCTCGACCATCCAGAAGTTCGGCATCTCGCGCGAAGAGCGTGAGGCGGGCACGGCGTTCCCGCTGCTGTCAGACCGCTCGAACATCGTCGTGATCGTCGACGAGGCGCACCGCTCGAACTACGACTTCATCGACGGCTTCGCCCGCCATCTACGCGACGGCCTGCCCAACGCAACCTTCATCGGATTCACCGGCACGCCGATTGAGTCGAGCGATAAGTCGACGAAGAACGTGTTCGGCGACTACATCGACACCTACGACCTCACCCAGGCCGTCGAAGACGGCGCCACCGTGAAGGTCTTCTACGAGCCTCGCCTCGCCCGCGTCGAGCTGCCCACGGAAACAATGGGCGAGATCGACAGCGCCTTCCGGGATGCGACATCGATGTCGGAAGAAGACGCGCGGGAGCGCCTGAAGACAAAGTGGGCGAAAGTCGAAGCGATCGTCGGTTCCGACAAACGGATTGCGGAACTCGCCGCGGATCTGGTGCAGCACTGGGAGCAGCGCCGCGAAGCGCAAGTGGGTAAAGCGATGATCGTCACGATGTCGCGCCGCATCGCCGCCTCCCTCTACGACGCCATCGCGAAACTCCGCCCCGACTGGGCGACCGACGACGATGCAACCGGCCGCATCAAGGTCGTCATCACGGGATCTGCCGCCGATGAGCAGACCTTGCAGCCCCACATCCGGTCGAAAGAAGCACTTCGGGCGTTGAAGGCGCGCGCGAAGGACCCGGACGACGAGCTCGAGCTGGTGATCGTTCGGGACATGTGGCTGACCGGGTTCGATTCGCCGTCGATGCATACGATGTATGTCGACAAGCCGATGCGAGGCGCGAACCTCATGCAGGCCATCGCCCGCGTCAACCGCACCTTCCGCGACAAACCCGCCGGCCTCGTCGTCGACTACCTCGGCATCGCTGAAGACCTCAAGTCCGCCCTGTCCGAATACACGCAACGTGACCAGGAAAATCAAGATCTCGGCCAAGACGTCCGCGCTGAAGCCGTGCCGGGGATGCTGGCGACCCACCACGTGGTCGAGACGATCCTCCACGACTACAAGTGGCGCGAAGGCCTCGTGGCCGGCGGCCCGAAAGCGTTCATCGACACCCTCACCGGCACGATCGAATTCCTCCTCAAGGCGCACGTCGACGGCGACTGCACCAGCGAGGCGCCGTGCGTGAAGCACCGCTTCCTCACACAGTCCAGCAAGTTCGTCCGCCTCTACACAATCTGCGCCGGCACCCCCGAGGCCGAACGACTCAAAGGTGATGCCGCCTTCTTCGAAGCCGTCCGCGGCCAGATTTCGAAGATGGAAGGCGGCGACCGCCGCGACAACCCCGACGCCGAGCTCGACACGGCGATCAGGCAGATCGTGTCCGACGCGATGACAGGCGTCGGCGTCATCGACATCTATGCAGAAGCCGGCCTCTCAAAGCCTGACCTCTCGCTGATCGATGACGAGTTCATCGAACGGTTCAAAACGTCCGACCGCAAGAACTTGCAACTGGAGATGCTGCGTCGCCTGCTCAGCGAAGAGATCACCCGAATCAGGAAGCGCAACATCGTCGCCAGCAAACAGTTCAGCGAGATGCTCTCCGAGTCGCTGTTGCGGTATCAGAACCGCACGCTCGACTCAGCTCAGGTCATCGCCGCCCTTGCCGACCTTGCTCGGCAGATGACGGCCGAGGCAAACCGGGCTGAGAGCCTCGGCCTCACGAGTGACGAGCTCGCGTTCTACGACGCCATCCGCACCAACGACTCCGCAGTCATCCAACTCGGTGACGACACCCTCAAAGCCATCGCCCACGACCTCGTCGAAATCGTCCGCCGCGACGCCAAGACCGACTGGGCCGTGAAAGAGCAGGTGCGAGCCAAGCTTCGAGCGACGATCAAGCGCCTGCTGCGCAAGTACGGGTATCCGCCCGACCAAGCAGAGGGCGCGACCGTACTTGTCCTCAAACAGGCCGAAGTGATTGCGGCTGGGTGA